In a single window of the Callithrix jacchus isolate 240 chromosome 1, calJac240_pri, whole genome shotgun sequence genome:
- the S1PR3 gene encoding sphingosine 1-phosphate receptor 3, with translation MATALSPRPQSARGNETLQEHYQYVGKLAGRLKEASEGSMLTTVLFLVICSFIVLENLMVLIAIWKNNKFHNRMYFFIGNLALCDLLAGIAYKVNILMSGKRTFSLSPTVWFLREGSMFVALGASTCSLLAIAIERHLTMIKMRPYDANKKHRVFLLIGMCWLIAFTLGSLPILGWNCLHNLPDCSTILPLYSKKYIAFCISIFTAILVTIVILYARIYFLVKSSSRKVANHRNSERSMALLRTVVIVVSVFIACWSPLFILFLIDVACRVQACPVLFKAQWFIVLAVLNSAMNPVIYTLASKEMRRAFFRLICNCLVRGQGARASPIQPALDPSRSKSSSSNNSTHSPKVKEDLPHIAPSSCIMDKNAALQNGILCK, from the coding sequence ATGGCTACTGCCCTCTCGCCACGCCCCCAGTCCGCGAGGGGGAACGAGACCCTGCAGGAACATTATCAGTACGTGGGGAAACTGGCAGGGAGGCTGAAGGAAGCCTCCGAGGGCAGCATGCTCACCACCGTGCTCTTCTTGGTCATCTGCAGCTTCATCGTCTTGGAGAACTTGATGGTTTTGATTGCCATTTGGAAAAACAATAAATTTCACAACCGCATGTACTTTTTCATCGGCAACCTGGCTCTCTGCGACTTGCTGGCCGGCATCGCTTACAAGGTCAACATCCTGATGTCTGGCAAGAGGACGTTCAGCTTGTCTCCCACGGTCTGGTTCCTCAGGGAGGGCAGTATGTTCGTGGCCCTCGGGGCGTCCACCTGCAGCTTACTGGCCATCGCCATCGAGCGGCACTTGACCATGATCAAGATGAGGCCTTACGACGCCAACAAGAAGCACCGCGTCTTCCTCCTGATCGGGATGTGCTGGCTTATTGCCTTCACTCTGGGCTCCCTGCCCATTCTGGGCTGGAACTGCCTGCACAACCTCCCCGACTGCTCTACCATCCTGCCCCTCTACTCCAAGAAGTACATCGCCTTCTGCATCAGCATCTTCACGGCCATCCTGGTGACCATTGTGATCCTCTACGCACGCATCTACTTCCTGGTGAAGTCCAGCAGCCGTAAGGTAGCCAACCACAGGAACTCGGAGCGGTCCATGGCGCTGCTGCGGACCGTGGTGATTGTGGTAAGCGTGTTCATCGCCTGCTGGTCCCCGCTCTTCATCCTCTTCCTCATTGACGTGGCCTGCAGGGTGCAGGCGTGCCCAGTCCTCTTCAAGGCCCAGTGGTTCATCGTGCTGGCTGTACTCAACTCGGCCATGAACCCGGTCATCTACACGCTGGCCAGCAAGGAGATGCGGCGGGCCTTCTTCCGATTGATCTGCAACTGCCTGGTCAGGGGACAGGGGGCCCGCGCCTCACCCATCCAGCCGGCACTTGACCCAAGCAGAAGTAAATcgagcagcagcaacaacagcacCCACTCCCCGAAGGTCAAGGAAGACCTCCCCCACATAGCCCCCTCATCCTGCATCATGGACAAGAACGCAGCACTTCAGAACGGGATCCTCTGCAAGTGA
- the LOC118153666 gene encoding LOW QUALITY PROTEIN: uncharacterized protein LOC118153666 (The sequence of the model RefSeq protein was modified relative to this genomic sequence to represent the inferred CDS: inserted 2 bases in 1 codon; deleted 2 bases in 1 codon) has product MRPRSWLEMPRDCAKYMQLHLGIHQNMTSQAQLPPPHLPFLLLPHWPHAXVHGCMNKDLNLDLFYPPLPLSHLSCLHLLLSLSSPAGFSVISHNGLPQPLSSCPVPVPFVLGPTSGSIQDHPPWPMPQSANSQILHVCLTSWLSLLVIKPKPREESQGAQHRANPRVYRAADLFLINVSICMYVYTYAIHIHKSWYKVAIFLAAIKCASLKTVHLLLANL; this is encoded by the exons ATGAGGCCAAGAAGCTGGCTAGAAATGCCAAGAGACTGTGCCAAGTATATGCAGCTGCACCTGGGAATACACCAAAACATGACATCACAAGCACAGCTTCCTCCACCACACCTTCCCTTTCTGCTCCTTCCCCATTGGCCTCATGC TGTGCATGGCTGCATGAACAAAGATCTAAATCTAGACTTGTTTTATCCTCCCCTTCCCTTGTCACATTTATCCTGCCTCCACCTTCTTCTTTCCTTATCTTCCCCTGCTGGCTTCTCTGTCATTTCCCACAATGGGCTCCCCCAACCCCTGTCCTCATGTCCTGTTCCTGTTCCCTTTGTACTGGGTCCCACATCCGGCAGCATCCAAGACCATCCTCCATGGCCAATGCCACAATCTGCCAATTCCCAAATTCTTCACGTTTGTTTGACTTCCTGGTTGTCCTTGTTAGTTATAAAACCAAAGCCCAGGGAGGAGTCCCAAGGTGCACAGCACAGAGCCAACCCACGTGTGTAC AGAGCTGCAGATCTGTTTTTAATCAATGTaagtatatgcatgtatgtatatacatatgcaatTCACATTCACAAGTCTTGGTATAAAGTTGCAATTTTTCTGGCTGCTATAAAATGTGCCAGTTTAAAAACTGTGCATTTGTTGCTTGCAaacttataa